The following coding sequences are from one Streptomyces venezuelae window:
- a CDS encoding NACHT domain-containing protein: MDPAVMGTRLASSAVAPLVKRLFVREGPGAGLVEKPVRLSSLVSFKGEKRTLGRRDVRRLAERLVTASLSAPGERSFPPDEAEAVTDALTRALLSLGDLDMDDVQAVRLGHRELARTLIGGASASGLSADAALYLDSVTEWACLHILQFFTQRSTFVAATLVAQSRGQDELIAKVDELIARRPTAGAQDVTFERRYLAYVAKKHSKLTIFGIDLTGSPGKWPLDAAYMSLEAVEPGRVATARFLSGAEYHAEEVEIVEHAPPVPADQALATHDRVLLRGEAGSGKTTLVQWLAVSATRRDVAGPAPSSTHPSMAYLDDHVPYVLPLRTLTRHGERLPAPADFLTAVGCPLAGTQPKGWEARVLAAGRALVLIDGIDEIPDAERDRTRAWLSDLIDAFPGNRWLVTSRPAAVREDWLTDEGFTELTLSAMRQEEVTAFIERWHTAATTGVPEEDAELAAYEGQLLDAVRSKPDLGRLATNPLMCGLICALHRDRRGFLPLGRKDLYTAALSMLLVRRDRERHMAVPELREEPQLQLLQRLAYWLIRNGRTEMDRSRAEAIIADALPAVPELAPLGDARAVYTHFLHRSGLLREPGPGTVDFVHRTFQDFLGARAAVDEGDFGVLARHAADDQWEDVIRMAVAQARPRERAEILGDLLAHGDRHPDEAARKRIHLLAAACLEHAAELAPAVREEVERRTAALIPPRDVTDAKALAKVGPMVLDLLPGPDGLSDDEATHVTITGTRVDSDAAIPFLARFARHRSLGVRSQLMWGWQRYDRRAYAEQIIARLDGTDIHFTLRTDEQVAELDRLGLRPRKLDIRPGVTPAVASRFIAACEPTFLLLNRFPPALLTPEALRALDQLDGLSVVGAYEPWSLAPFPAEAPLRFLGLVGSRGSLVDLHLATRWPALERVTFDDDDVLSATDWEVFAALPGPLALHLPTHALTLAPPDLALPGLADLQLVPDASWTVAATRIAALAPRLKRLFLQNRPEGTPDRHAPLDVSALAHHPSLTELTVPAVAVGLDAMPAHIDVQVYGSLTD, from the coding sequence ATGGATCCCGCGGTCATGGGCACCCGCCTGGCGTCGAGTGCCGTCGCCCCCCTGGTCAAGCGCCTGTTCGTACGGGAAGGCCCCGGCGCGGGCCTGGTGGAGAAGCCGGTCAGGCTCTCCTCCCTGGTCTCCTTCAAAGGGGAGAAACGCACGCTGGGCCGCCGGGACGTGCGACGCCTCGCGGAGCGGCTCGTGACGGCCTCCCTGTCCGCTCCCGGCGAGCGCTCCTTCCCGCCGGACGAGGCGGAAGCGGTCACCGACGCCCTGACCCGGGCGCTCCTCTCGCTCGGCGACCTCGACATGGACGACGTCCAGGCGGTCCGACTCGGCCACCGTGAACTGGCCCGCACCCTGATCGGCGGCGCGTCGGCGTCCGGCCTCTCCGCCGACGCCGCCCTCTACCTCGATTCGGTCACCGAGTGGGCGTGCCTGCACATCCTGCAGTTCTTTACCCAGCGCTCCACGTTCGTCGCGGCGACCCTGGTCGCGCAGAGCCGGGGCCAGGACGAGCTGATCGCGAAGGTCGACGAGCTGATCGCCCGCAGGCCGACCGCGGGTGCGCAGGACGTCACCTTCGAGCGGCGCTATCTGGCGTACGTGGCGAAGAAGCACTCCAAGCTGACGATCTTCGGCATCGATCTGACGGGGTCGCCCGGGAAGTGGCCGCTGGACGCGGCGTACATGTCGCTGGAGGCGGTGGAGCCGGGGCGGGTGGCGACGGCGCGGTTCCTGTCGGGGGCGGAGTACCACGCGGAGGAGGTGGAGATCGTCGAGCACGCGCCGCCGGTCCCGGCGGACCAGGCGCTCGCCACGCACGACCGGGTCCTGCTGCGGGGTGAGGCGGGTTCCGGCAAGACGACGCTGGTGCAGTGGCTCGCGGTGAGTGCGACGCGGCGGGACGTGGCGGGCCCGGCCCCGTCTTCGACACACCCGTCCATGGCGTACCTCGACGACCACGTCCCCTACGTACTCCCCCTGCGCACCCTCACCCGCCACGGCGAGCGTCTCCCCGCCCCCGCGGACTTCCTGACCGCCGTCGGCTGCCCGCTCGCGGGGACCCAGCCGAAGGGCTGGGAGGCGCGCGTCCTGGCGGCGGGCCGCGCCCTCGTCCTGATCGACGGCATCGACGAGATCCCGGACGCCGAGCGCGACCGGACCCGGGCCTGGCTGAGCGACCTCATCGACGCGTTCCCCGGCAACCGCTGGCTGGTGACGTCACGCCCGGCGGCCGTACGCGAGGACTGGCTCACCGACGAGGGTTTCACCGAGCTGACGCTCTCCGCGATGCGGCAGGAGGAGGTGACGGCGTTCATCGAGCGCTGGCACACCGCGGCGACCACGGGCGTCCCGGAGGAGGACGCGGAACTCGCCGCGTACGAGGGTCAGCTCCTGGACGCCGTGCGGTCGAAGCCGGATCTGGGCCGCCTCGCCACCAACCCGCTCATGTGCGGCCTGATCTGCGCCCTGCACAGGGACCGGCGGGGCTTTCTGCCGCTGGGCCGCAAGGACCTGTACACGGCGGCTCTGTCCATGCTGCTGGTACGCCGCGACCGCGAACGCCACATGGCCGTACCGGAGTTGCGCGAGGAGCCACAGCTCCAGCTCCTCCAGCGCCTCGCGTACTGGCTGATCCGCAACGGCCGTACGGAGATGGACCGTTCGCGGGCGGAGGCCATCATCGCGGACGCGCTGCCCGCGGTGCCGGAGCTGGCCCCGCTCGGCGACGCGCGGGCGGTCTACACGCACTTCCTGCACCGCAGCGGCCTGCTGCGCGAACCCGGACCCGGCACGGTCGACTTCGTCCACCGCACCTTCCAGGACTTTCTGGGGGCGCGGGCGGCGGTCGACGAGGGCGACTTCGGCGTACTCGCCCGGCACGCGGCGGACGACCAGTGGGAGGACGTCATCCGCATGGCCGTGGCGCAGGCGCGCCCGCGCGAACGGGCGGAGATCCTCGGCGACCTGCTCGCGCACGGAGACCGCCACCCGGACGAGGCGGCCCGCAAACGCATCCACCTCCTCGCGGCGGCCTGCCTGGAGCACGCGGCGGAGCTGGCGCCCGCGGTGCGGGAGGAGGTGGAGCGGCGGACGGCGGCGCTGATCCCGCCGCGCGACGTGACGGACGCGAAGGCGCTGGCGAAGGTCGGACCGATGGTGCTCGACCTGTTGCCGGGACCGGACGGCCTGTCGGACGACGAGGCCACGCACGTGACGATCACCGGGACGCGGGTCGACTCGGACGCGGCGATCCCCTTCCTCGCCCGGTTCGCGCGGCACCGGAGTCTTGGGGTCCGCAGCCAGCTGATGTGGGGGTGGCAACGGTACGACCGCCGTGCGTACGCGGAGCAGATCATCGCGCGGCTCGACGGCACGGACATCCACTTCACCCTGCGCACCGACGAGCAGGTCGCCGAACTGGACCGGCTGGGCCTGCGCCCCCGGAAGCTGGACATCAGACCGGGCGTCACCCCGGCCGTGGCCTCCCGCTTCATAGCGGCCTGCGAGCCCACGTTCCTGCTGCTCAACAGGTTCCCGCCGGCTCTGCTGACACCGGAGGCCCTGCGCGCCCTCGACCAGCTGGACGGACTCAGCGTCGTCGGCGCGTACGAACCGTGGAGCCTGGCCCCGTTCCCCGCCGAGGCCCCCTTGCGCTTCCTCGGCCTCGTGGGCTCCCGGGGTTCCCTGGTCGACCTGCACCTCGCGACCCGGTGGCCGGCGCTGGAGCGGGTGACGTTCGACGACGACGATGTGCTGTCGGCGACGGATTGGGAGGTGTTCGCCGCCCTGCCGGGCCCCCTGGCCCTGCACCTCCCGACGCACGCCCTCACCCTGGCCCCACCGGACCTGGCCCTGCCCGGCCTGGCCGACCTGCAACTCGTCCCCGACGCGTCGTGGACAGTAGCCGCCACCCGCATCGCGGCGCTCGCGCCGAGGCTCAAGCGCCTGTTCCTGCAGAACCGCCCCGAGGGCACCCCCGACCGCCACGCCCCTCTCGACGTCTCGGCCCTGGCCCACCACCCTTCCCTGACGGAACTGACGGTCCCGGCGGTGGCGGTGGGCCTGGACGCCATGCCCGCCCACATCGACGTACAGGTCTACGGATCGCTCACCGATTGA
- a CDS encoding M23 family metallopeptidase: MSKRTKSHRPGPSFFRTRVAVVAAGVGVSTALGAGVSVAAGDTKSGGALPGVAVNSVQAQAAAQAKKAADVKKAAAAKAAAWVDPVKNYTLSASFGLGGTMWSHKHSGQDFAVPVGTAVGAVHGGTVVKAGPNGAGDGPAYGNAVVIKHSNGTYSQYAHLSQVDVRVGQAVGTGQRIALSGNTGNSSGPHLHFEIRTTPNYGTAVDPVKFLASVGVKV; encoded by the coding sequence ATGTCGAAGCGCACCAAGTCCCACCGTCCCGGCCCGTCGTTCTTCCGTACCCGCGTGGCGGTCGTCGCCGCCGGCGTCGGAGTGTCGACGGCCCTCGGTGCGGGGGTCTCGGTCGCCGCCGGTGACACCAAGAGCGGTGGCGCCCTGCCCGGCGTCGCCGTGAACTCCGTCCAGGCCCAGGCCGCCGCCCAGGCGAAGAAGGCCGCGGACGTCAAGAAGGCCGCCGCCGCGAAGGCCGCCGCCTGGGTCGACCCGGTCAAGAACTACACGCTCTCCGCCAGCTTCGGCCTCGGCGGCACCATGTGGTCCCACAAGCACTCCGGCCAGGACTTCGCCGTGCCGGTCGGCACCGCGGTCGGCGCCGTGCACGGCGGCACCGTCGTCAAGGCCGGCCCGAACGGCGCCGGTGACGGCCCCGCGTACGGCAACGCCGTCGTGATCAAGCACAGCAACGGCACGTACTCCCAGTACGCGCACCTCTCGCAGGTCGACGTCCGGGTGGGTCAGGCCGTGGGCACCGGCCAGCGCATCGCCCTCTCCGGCAACACCGGCAACTCCAGCGGCCCGCACCTGCACTTCGAGATCCGTACGACGCCGAACTACGGCACGGCCGTGGACCCGGTCAAGTTCCTCGCGTCGGTGGGCGTGAAGGTCTGA
- a CDS encoding TetR/AcrR family transcriptional regulator has product MGTGTGTGTSKQQRRGNTRQRIQDVALELFAEQGYEKTSLREISERLEVTKAALYYHFKTKEAILTSIFDDLTRPIDELIAWGHEQPRPVSLETKQKTLTRYSEILVDAAPLFRFMQENQATVRDLKTGESFKDRMLGIYEILKDPEAPMTDQVRCFSALFTMHGGMFVLKDVEGDPEEKRKAILEVAIDLVTRAHTGA; this is encoded by the coding sequence ATGGGCACGGGCACGGGCACAGGCACGAGCAAGCAGCAGCGCCGCGGGAACACGCGCCAGCGGATCCAGGACGTGGCCCTCGAGCTCTTCGCCGAGCAGGGGTACGAGAAGACGTCGCTGCGCGAGATCTCCGAGCGCCTGGAGGTCACGAAGGCGGCGCTCTACTACCACTTCAAGACCAAGGAAGCCATCCTGACCAGCATCTTCGATGACCTCACCAGGCCCATCGACGAGCTGATCGCCTGGGGCCACGAGCAGCCGCGGCCGGTCTCCCTGGAGACCAAGCAGAAGACCCTCACCCGGTACAGCGAGATCCTCGTCGACGCGGCGCCGCTCTTCCGCTTCATGCAGGAGAACCAGGCGACGGTGCGCGACCTGAAGACCGGCGAGAGCTTCAAGGACCGCATGCTCGGGATCTACGAGATCCTGAAGGACCCGGAAGCGCCGATGACCGACCAGGTGCGGTGCTTCAGCGCGTTGTTCACCATGCACGGCGGGATGTTCGTGCTCAAGGACGTCGAAGGCGACCCCGAGGAGAAGCGCAAGGCCATCCTGGAGGTCGCCATCGATCTGGTGACACGGGCGCACACGGGCGCCTGA